In Cystobacter fuscus DSM 2262, a single window of DNA contains:
- a CDS encoding DUF2383 domain-containing protein — translation MSHANTDVETLNSFLRGELSAVETYRQAIGHVSTDRLRDPLQDCLRDHEQRVAAIRERITKLGGQPSEGSGVWGAFAKIVQAGADVLGEQSAIQALEQGEDHGLADYQRDMDKTHGEARRFVRMELLPAQKRTHDRMSKLKKTLH, via the coding sequence ATGTCGCACGCGAACACGGATGTGGAGACGCTCAATTCATTCCTGCGCGGGGAGTTGTCCGCGGTGGAGACCTACCGGCAGGCCATCGGCCACGTGTCGACGGACCGGCTGCGCGATCCGTTGCAGGACTGCCTGAGAGATCACGAGCAACGGGTCGCCGCCATCCGCGAGCGCATCACGAAGCTGGGCGGCCAGCCCTCCGAGGGCTCGGGCGTGTGGGGCGCCTTCGCGAAGATCGTCCAGGCGGGCGCGGACGTCCTGGGAGAGCAGTCGGCCATCCAGGCGCTCGAGCAGGGGGAGGACCATGGCCTCGCCGACTACCAGCGCGACATGGACAAGACGCATGGGGAGGCGCGCCGCTTCGTGCGCATGGAACTGCTGCCCGCGCAGAAGCGCACGCATGACCGGATGAGC